Proteins from a single region of Sesamum indicum cultivar Zhongzhi No. 13 linkage group LG5, S_indicum_v1.0, whole genome shotgun sequence:
- the LOC105162231 gene encoding uncharacterized protein LOC105162231, protein MDASDPSDYDFFKRLQDKLDEVMPWIGRYILAASAVCTLAMATDALNGIRSRKLWFPCKYFSLDATSLTILGVAMKLTVDLNTLLLMDSDALARLSSLFFMSAAMANFMSSLGSMKDKEILMNVVALGILVITIVVNIWIQVFQLESFYRGSTFVNDQMIPTILMLLLLIMFASSVITLPTSKKSLELKYQVMHKVAMTEEGMVKRGQGFRIDKRMINGMKKYWLMAETSNPQFVMARSILCTGSSVTCLFAALFFLFNFFPENLLEFREQIKSHSVYGDNTKWILLVQIIGTLVGTIVSLCRWFTAVRFKCLMTCHRISFREELKIEAHWIQTLVYWRDSFSDLQIQDNKCRRYLHDAKWFALTFLIGVQIMIVTVSKLLVLIPALLVTPFILFFKKLKAQLLSRLTTPNNDIRSESGGDTELNLNRFVLLLDGEAELPEKTLKNICRQADKVIEMGKEQQPQKLMHLLNRFGNFSGVREFDSFQVPSLHSQEPPNCWSLPIVTLTSIAISLPNIANNHKATQLMSNVSEGLSLVKLIEKTVYENDELLNIRNATEVSWAGVALYRMWQRIDLRRISLTCKSSKNVLQELSSNAERTMVDFKRTTNDILMDNPLNWPTNIIAANSMYRICQTILLSCQEGKEQTDDGLFERLSVMIADILAACFTNLPHVIITKCHSNAIEEREKSVHEAFLLLGKTGQIFELLQRQEWPYLNHDKAAYIEEWRASFLQSNDSPSTSSTSTDEAAKCLFLSAEQLNVMVE, encoded by the coding sequence ATGGATGCATCCGATCCATCCGATTATGATTTCTTCAAACGTTTACAAGATAAGCTTGATGAGGTAATGCCATGGATAGGTAGGTATATCCTGGCAGCTTCTGCAGTCTGCACGCTTGCAATGGCAACTGATGCCTTGAATGGGATCAGGTCCAGGAAGTTGTGGTTCCCTTGTAAATACTTCTCTCTTGATGCCACTTCCTTAACAATATTAGGCGTGGCAATGAAGCTAACGGTGGACCTTAACACTCTTTTGCTGATGGATTCTGATGCGCTCGCAAGGCTCAGCAGTTTGTTTTTTATGTCAGCAGCAATGGCTAACTTTATGTCATCTTTGGGTTCCATGAAAGATAAAGAGATTCTAATGAACGTCGTCGCGCTTGGGATTCTTGTAATAACGATCGTGGTTAACATTTGGATACAAGTTTTTCAGTTGGAAAGCTTTTATCGCGGCAGCACTTTCGTCAACGATCAAATGATTCCTACAATTTTGATGCTTCTTTTGCTTATCATGTTTGCTTCTTCGGTAATCACACTTCCAACCAGCAAAAAGAGTTTGGAGTTAAAGTATCAAGTGATGCATAAGGTGGCTATGACGGAAGAAGGGATGGTGAAAAGGGGGCAGGGGTTTAGAATTGACAAACGGATGATTAATGGAATGAAGAAATACTGGTTGATGGCGGAGACTAGCAATCCTCAGTTTGTGATGGCACGTTCCATCTTGTGCACAGGTTCAAGTGTTACTTGCTTATTCGCTGCCCTATTTTTCCtattcaatttctttccaGAAAATCTGTTGGAGTTTAGGGAACAAATCAAATCCCACTCCGTGTATGGAGATAACACAAAATGGATTCTATTAGTTCAAATAATTGGAACGCTAGTGGGAACAATTGTGTCTTTATGCAGATGGTTTACTGCTGTCAGATTCAAGTGCCTAATGACTTGTCATAGAATTAGCTTTAGAGAGGAACTCAAGATTGAGGCACACTGGATCCAAACGCTTGTATACTGGAGAGATAGCTTCTCGGATTTGCAAATTCAAGACAACAAGTGCAGGAGGTATCTCCATGATGCAAAATGGTTTGCTCTAACTTTTCTCATTGGAGTTCAGATAATGATAGTTACAGTAAGCAAGCTACTTGTCCTCATCCCTGCCTTACTTGTAACTCCATTTATCTTGTTCTTCAAGAAGTTAAAGGCTCAACTTTTGTCCAGACTTACGACCCCAAATAATGATATCAGATCTGAATCAGGAGGTGACACAGAATTGAACCTCAACCGTTTTGTTCTTCTACTTGATGGTGAAGCGGAGCTACCTGAAAAGACCCTAAAAAACATTTGTCGCCAGGCAGATAAAGTGATTGAAATGGGTAAAGAACAACAACCACAGAAACTAATGCATCTCCTCAATAGATTCGGCAACTTTAGCGGGGTAAGAGAATTTGACAGCTTTCAAGTTCCAAGTCTACATTCTCAAGAGCCTCCAAATTGTTGGAGCCTTCCGATAGTGACTCTTACAAGCATCGCTATTTCACTTCCAAACATTGCCAATAATCACAAGGCCACACAATTAATGAGCAACGTGAGTGAAGGGTTGTCCTTGGTCAAGCTTATAGAGAAAACAGTCTATGAAAACGATGAACTCCTGAACATCAGAAATGCTACAGAGGTTTCGTGGGCCGGGGTTGCATTGTACAGGATGTGGCAGAGGATTGATCTCAGGAGGATTTCTCTTACATGCAAAAGCTCCAAGAATGTATTACAAGAGCTTTCTAGCAATGCTGAAAGAAcaatggtggatttcaagagaACAACGAACGATATCCTAATGGATAATCCTTTGAACTGGCCGACTAACATTATAGCAGCCAATTCAATGTATAGGATCTGTCAAACTATTCTGCTCTCATGCCAAGAGGGAAAGGAGCAAACTGATGATGGATTATTTGAGAGATTATCTGTCATGATTGCAGATATTCTGGCAGCttgttttacaaatttaccTCATGTAATAATAACCAAGTGCCACTCGAATGCCATAGAAGAACGAGAGAAGAGTGTCCACGAAGCGTTTCTCCTTCTTGGTAAAACGGGACAAATTTTTGAACTTCTTCAACGACAAGAATGGCCATATCTGAATCATGATAAAGCAGCATACATCGAAGAGTGGCGCGCTTCATTCTTGCAGAGTAATGATAGTCCTTCGACCTCATCAACTTCAACTGATGAAGCAGCGAAATGTCTGTTCTTAAGTGCGGAGCAACTAAATGTTATGGTGGAATGA